In the genome of Bosea sp. BIWAKO-01, the window GGCCTGGATTGGTGGGCATGGCGTGGACCCATAGGAACAGTACACGCAGCAATCACCTTCCAGCGGCCTCAGGAGCGCGCCGCATCCTTTGCATTCGTAGAAATACTGGCAAGCGTCGGTGGGCATCGTTTCCGTCACAGCATGAGCACAGTGCGGGCACGTGATTGTCGATTGAAGTTGCATCTGCACTATCGCATCAGTTTGAGGAGGATCGGTTCGGCATAGGGCCCCCACGCGAACGCCAGCCCGACGAAAACCGAGCCAAGCCCGAGCATGGTCGTGGTACGCGCTGACTCAGGGGGCGTGGCGCAAGCGCCACCACGGTCACAAACGGGTTTGCGCCTCTGCCAGAGGAATGCCCCCCAGCCCAAGGCCAACATGATTGTTGCTCCGCCGAGCAGCGGGAGGCGCATGTCAGCAAGAAATGCCAAACCGCTGAAGACCGCCCCCGTGACGCCGAGCCCAGCGAGGGCCATTGGCAAGACACAACACGAGGACGCGACAAGTGCGCCAAACCCAATGACGGCACCAGCACTTGCCAGCAGCCTCGCGGACGGAGCCGAAAGGGGCTCCGGCGTGGCCGAGGCTCCGAGTTTCGTGCTGGTCAAGGTAGTCCTCCATCGCGATCCATGGCACCCTGCCACCCGTAGCTACTACGGGATCAAGCGAAAAAT includes:
- a CDS encoding GDCCVxC domain-containing (seleno)protein, with translation MQLQSTITCPHCAHAVTETMPTDACQYFYECKGCGALLRPLEGDCCVYCSYGSTPCPPIQAAACGSLEATGCCAPSTSPGPRRALP